A genomic window from Gymnodinialimonas ceratoperidinii includes:
- a CDS encoding FkbM family methyltransferase → MTPPPDAGAERVFEINGVSLGLPEGLANASIIDKLADGSYEADEARAVDRCVRPGLRVLELGAGLGYVGTLAALKSEPENILSVEANPELLPVIRANHARNGVEEVSLMHGAVVGHAEEGATARFHIAGGFTGSRLGARGGRQVEVPLIGFHELIRAQRPHVVLMDVEGAEAGYFDRAWKCPLRFCVMEIHPKQYDAAVIKKIVDRMSAMDMTYDPVTSRGKILGFRKVWSEGV, encoded by the coding sequence ATGACCCCTCCCCCCGACGCCGGTGCAGAGCGCGTCTTCGAAATCAACGGCGTGTCGCTCGGGCTGCCGGAGGGTCTGGCGAATGCGTCGATCATCGATAAGCTGGCCGATGGCAGCTACGAGGCCGACGAGGCGCGCGCGGTGGATCGCTGCGTGCGGCCGGGCCTGCGGGTTCTCGAACTGGGGGCAGGGCTCGGCTATGTCGGCACCCTTGCGGCGCTGAAGAGCGAGCCGGAGAATATCCTGTCGGTGGAGGCGAACCCGGAGCTGTTGCCGGTGATCCGCGCCAATCACGCGCGCAATGGCGTGGAGGAGGTCAGCCTGATGCACGGCGCGGTGGTGGGGCACGCGGAAGAGGGTGCGACAGCGCGCTTCCACATCGCCGGCGGGTTCACCGGCTCGCGGCTGGGCGCGCGCGGCGGGCGGCAGGTCGAGGTGCCGCTGATCGGATTCCACGAGCTGATCCGGGCGCAAAGGCCCCATGTCGTGCTGATGGATGTGGAAGGGGCGGAAGCGGGCTATTTCGACCGCGCGTGGAAATGCCCGCTGCGGTTCTGCGTGATGGAGATCCACCCCAAGCAATATGATGCGGCGGTGATCAAGAAGATCGTCGACCGGATGAGCGCCATGGACATGACCTATGATCCGGTCACCTCGCGCGGCAAGATCCTCGGGTTCCGCAAGGTCTGGAGCGAGGGCGTCTGA
- a CDS encoding zinc-binding dehydrogenase, with translation MEQPKTMRALVLRAPGAPLQLEEVPCPEPGAGEVLVRVVASPINPSDLAMLQGEYGLGWPYPLIPGLEGSGVVVQGGGGVMARFMVGRNVALVGETQGLWAEYVVVPTGRVLPLPKDLPLGVGASCFVNPLTAMALVQEVLDAGEKSAVSTAAGGALGAMIRRRAAQKGVEIINIVRTEAQVEALKAEGAHHVLNETEAGFEAALAEACKALRCRVAFDAVGGAMTYRLAEALRGGGKILIYGGLSGEPTTLHPGTMIFKGLNVQGFWLSKRLERMAAPKVFLMMREVTKGLQEGFAQTRVARSVPLEEAARAPSDYARDMSGGKILISTGAYPLGL, from the coding sequence ATGGAACAGCCCAAGACAATGCGCGCCCTCGTGCTGCGCGCGCCCGGTGCGCCGTTGCAGTTGGAAGAGGTGCCCTGCCCGGAGCCGGGGGCAGGCGAGGTGCTGGTGCGGGTCGTGGCCTCTCCGATCAACCCGTCGGATCTGGCGATGCTGCAGGGTGAATACGGCTTGGGCTGGCCCTATCCGTTGATCCCGGGGCTGGAAGGCTCGGGCGTCGTGGTGCAGGGCGGCGGCGGCGTGATGGCGCGGTTCATGGTCGGTCGGAATGTGGCGCTGGTGGGCGAGACGCAGGGGCTGTGGGCGGAATATGTCGTGGTGCCCACGGGCCGGGTCCTGCCCCTGCCCAAGGACCTGCCGCTGGGGGTGGGGGCGAGTTGCTTCGTGAACCCGCTGACCGCCATGGCGCTGGTGCAGGAGGTCTTGGACGCGGGCGAAAAGAGCGCCGTGTCGACGGCCGCGGGCGGGGCGCTCGGAGCAATGATCCGGCGGCGGGCGGCGCAGAAGGGGGTGGAGATCATCAATATCGTGCGCACGGAGGCACAGGTGGAGGCGCTGAAGGCCGAGGGCGCGCACCACGTGTTGAACGAGACCGAGGCGGGTTTCGAGGCCGCGCTGGCCGAGGCCTGCAAGGCGCTGCGCTGCCGGGTGGCGTTTGATGCCGTGGGCGGCGCGATGACCTACCGGCTGGCCGAGGCGCTGCGCGGTGGGGGCAAGATCCTGATCTACGGCGGCTTGTCCGGAGAACCCACGACGCTCCATCCCGGCACGATGATCTTCAAGGGGTTGAACGTGCAGGGGTTCTGGCTGTCGAAGCGGTTGGAGAGGATGGCCGCGCCCAAGGTGTTCCTGATGATGCGGGAGGTGACGAAAGGATTGCAGGAAGGCTTCGCGCAGACCCGCGTGGCGCGCTCGGTTCCCTTGGAAGAGGCCGCGCGGGCACCGTCGGACTATGCAAGAGACATGAGCGGCGGCAAGATACTGATCTCGACCGGCGCCTACCCGCTGGGGCTTTGA